AGTTACGGCACAGCGGGATCTGCAAACCTTCCAGCAATTGCTCGGTGTATAGCCGACCCGCCGTGTGTGCCCCGCCGCCGTGCAGGAGGATGCGCACACCATTTTGTGCCAGGCACTTGGCTGCCAGCAGGTACCACGGCAGATGGCGTTTCTTGCCGGCGTAGGTTGGCCAGTCGACATCCACATTCAGCGCCGGCACGTTGAGGCGTTCGCGCACGGCTTCGGTGAAGCCGGCGAGTTCTTCCGGGCTTTCTTCCTTGTGGCGCAGCAGCATCAGGAAGGCGCCGAGCTGGGTGTCTTCGACTTTCTCGTCGAGCAGCATGCCCATGGCTTCGCGGGCTTCCTCACGCGTGAGGTTGCGCGCGCCGCGCTTGCCTTTGCCCAGGATGCGCACGAACTGCGCAAAGGGGTGCTCGGCGGGAGTTTCTAGGGTCAGCGGGGCAAAGTCGGTCATAAGCAATTCGTCGGCCTGGGCAGGCCCGCCAGCTTGGCGGCGAGTTTGGCGGGAGTGCCGTTGAACAGTTTGTTGAGGTGCAGGCTGTTGCCTTTTCCGGGCCCAGCTTCAAGGCGGTGTACTTGATCAGCGGGCGGGTGGCCGGGGACAGCTGGAATTCGGCGTAGAAGCCGCGCAGCAGGTCGAGGATTTCCCAGTGGTCGGGCGTCAACGCCAGCGGTTCGGCGGCGGCCAGTGCGTTGGCGACCTCGACGGACCAGTCGTTCAAGTCGACGAGGTAGCCGTCTTTGTCCAGCTCATAGGTGCGTTCGCCTACGGTCAAGGTGTTCATAGCCAGCTGTTGACCTTGTCGTAGTCGAGCGACAGTTGCACGAAACCTGGGTAGTCCACGCTGTCGGCCCAGTCCGGTAAGGGCAGGTTGCGCGCCTGCATGTCTTCGGCCAGCACAAACACCTTCACGCCCTTGGTGTGTAGGGCGGGGCGTGCAGCCCGTACGCGCCGTCGCCGCACAGCAGGATCGCGTCCTCGGCGCCGCAGATACGCAGGCAGCTGTCGAGGCGGCTATCGGAAAACGGCGAGTGAGACACCACATGTAAAGTCGACATCAGAGGGTAATCACCTGGTCGTAGCGGTCAATCAATTGGGAAATAGCCTCGTTGCTCAACGGTTGCGCCTCGGTCGGTGGCGTCAAGCCACGCACGGCCATGCTGTGGCGGCAGACAAATACATCATCGATGCCGAACAGCCCCAAGGCCTGCAGGTTGGCGCTGAGGTCCTTTTGTTGCACGGCCTTGGCGTTCTGGTGCGGCGCGAGCTGGAACACGCCGTCATCCAAAAACAGCAAGCCGATCGGCAGGTCAAACGCGCCGCCGGCCAGCACGATATCCAGCGCTTCGCGCGCACTCGGCCTGACCATGGCGCCTGGCGGCTGATCACCAATAAGGATTTGGACATTTCACGGCCCTCCAAAACAGATCAGGCGGTCGGCCGTTTGGGCGGCGTCGTGCAATTGGCCGAGGCCCGACAACGCCCACGGCGCCTGCAGGTTCACCGCGCTGCGTTGGTAGCGCGCGGCCTCTTCGGCATTGAGCACGCCACGGCGCAAGGCCGCGGCAATGCACACCACGCCATCAAGCTGATGCTGGCTGACAAACTCACGCCACTGGCGGGCGATATCTTGCTCATCTTGGGGCGCTACGACGTTGCTGGACGCGCTGTACACGCCATCCTGATAAAAAACAGCCGCACAATCTCATGCCCGCCGGCCAACGCCGCCTGGGCGAACAGCAAGGCGCGGCGCGAGGAGGGCGCATGGGCGGCGGAAAACAGGGCTATCGCAAACTTCATGGAACACTCTGCAAGTAAACGTGGGGCAATGATAAAGCCGCCGCCACGAAAAAGCCCGCCGTGATCAAAACGGTCACCGTTGCTGAGCGTTCTGACGATTGCCGGTAGGCGCAAGGCTGCCTAGTCTGTGGGCAATCGAAACGGAATTGGAGTGCCCATGTCAGGTCCCTTGGCGTCCCTCAAAGTGCTGGATTTTTCCACCTTGCTGCCCGGCCCGTTTGCATCATTGATGCTGGCAGACATGGGCGCCGAGGTATTGCGCATCGAATCGCCTACGCGCATGGACCTGCTGCGGGTGTTGCCGCCCCATGACCGAGGGATTTCGGCGAGCCATGCCTACCTCAATCGCAATAAGCGCAGTTTGGCACTGGACCTCAAGCAGGCTGAGGCGTTGGAGGTTGTGCGAGCGCTGGTTAAAGACTACGACATCGTGCTCGAACAGTTTCGACCCGGTGTGATGGAGCGGCTGGGATTGGGCTATGAGGCGCTGAAGGCGATCAATCCCAGGCTGATTTATGTGTCGATCACCGGTTACGGTCAGACCGGCCCCTACAAAGACCGCGCCGGGCACGATATCAACTACCTGGCACTGGCCGGCGTGGCCAGCTACACCGGGCGCCAGGACAGCGGGCCGGTGCCATTGGGCGTGCAATTGGCCGATGTGGGCGGTGGTTCGTTGCATGCGGTGGTGGGATTGCTGGCGGCGGTCATTGCGAGGCAGCAGAGCGGGCTAGGGCAGTACCTGGATGTGAGCATGACCGACTGCTCATTCAGCTTGAACGCCATGGTGGGCGCGGGCTACCTGGCGTGTGGCGTGGAGCCGGTGCGCGAGGGCATGTGTTAAACGGCGGCAGTTTCTACGATTACTACCGGACGCGGGACGGGCGTTGGATGTCGGTTGGCAGCCTGGAGCCTGTGTTTATGCAGCAACTCTGCACGGCATTGGGGCGTCCGGAGCTAGCGGCGCAGGGCTTGGCGCCGGAGCTTAAGGTTGCTCTGCAAGTCGAGTTCGAAAAGCGCAGCTTTGATGAGCTGTGTGAGTTGTTTTCGGGGGTGGATGCCTGCGTCGAGCCGGTGTTGAGCTTGAGCGAGGCGGTGGAGCATCCGCAGCTTAAAGCCCGCGAACTGATCAGTCAGGTGCCCCGGGAGGATGGTTCGACGCAGGCGCAATTGGCCTGTCCGTTGAAATTCTCGCAAGGTTTGCCGGAACCACGGCATATCGGGGTTGCCGTTGGGGCGCACAGTGATGAGGTGTTGGCGCAGTTGGGGTTCAGTGCTCAGCGGATAGCGGAGTTGCGGCGTGCCAAAGTAGTTGGGTAGTGCCTGGACTGGCGCTATCGCAGGCAAGCCAGCTCCCACATTCGACCGCGTTGTCAGGTTGATCACCGATCAAATGTGGGAGCGGGCTTGCTCGCGAAGGGGCCCTCACTCCACCCGAGTTTCCCCAGTGAACACCAACGTCTGTCGACACCGCCGACACAAATACCGTCGCCCCTGAGCCACCAGCCCATGGCGCTGCGAGGAAAACGGAAAGTCACTGTCCGCACACGGGCATCGGTAGATAAAGCGGGTCACCTGGCGACGCTTCACTTCATAGGTATGACAACGGTCCGGCGGCAGCTCGTAGACCCCGCGCATGATCAATTGCCATTCCTCACCATGGGGCTGTATGCGTTCGCCAAACAATTGGTGGGCAATCAAGTGCGCCACTTCATGGGCCACGGTCTGTTTCAGGAAGTGCTGGCTGTTTTCACGGTACAACTGTGGGTTGAAACGCAGCAGGTTCTCGTGCAAATGCGCGACACCGGCCTTCTGGCCCCGCAGCTTGAGGCTGACCTGGGGGCGTTTGAAGCTTCGTTTGAAAAAGGATTCGGCTTGCAGGAAACAATCTTCGACGCGGGTATTGAGTTGCTCGGGCATGCTGACCATATCTCCAGAGACCCCCAGTATGCCGCAAAACCAGGTGTTTCCGAATCTGTCAGGCGCCGAATGGTCATGCACAACGCACAAAGCCACCTTGCGGTGGCCTTGCTCACTGATTAAAACCGTTTAGTTGGTGTAGATCGGCCCTACGCCCAGGCCCCAGACAATCACGGTGAACGCCATGATTGCCACCAGTACAACCAGGCCCACGGCGAGTACCGAACTGGAAAACAGGAAACCTTCGTCCGGATCAATGTTCATGAAGGTCGGCAGCCCCACATACAACAGGTACACCGTGTAGCAAATCGCCGCTGTGCCGACGACCATGCCCAGCCACATATGCGGATACAGCGCCGCCAGCCCGCCGATAAACAGCGGTGTGGCGGTGTAGGTGGCGAACGCCACGCAACGTGACATGCTGGGGTTGGCGTCGTAAGTGCGCGCCATCCAGTGAATGAACGCGCCCATCACCGCTACGCCGCCGAGCATGGCTGCGTACGACATGATGGTCATCCACAGTGCGCTTTCCTGGGTCAGCATCACGGGCGCGCGACTGCCGATGACCCAGCCGACCTGGGTGGTACCGATAAAGGCTGATACGGCGGGGATCGCCGCGAGAATCAGGGTGTGAGTGAGGTACATGTGGCCGATGCTTTCTTCTTTATCGCCACGGATTTCCCGCCATTCCTGGTCGGGATGGGTAAACAGCCCCACGACGTGATGGATCATGCCAGTCACTCCTGTCGTTATTACCATCGCCCCCATCGGAGCGCCCACGGGCCAATTGGCCTGAAAGGTCTGGATATATGTGCGACCTCAAGTCGCAGTATAGGAAGGGATGGCCGGAATAACTGTAGGGTCTTTAGAGCAAATTGCGCTGTAAATAGTGGGGCTAATCGCGGTGAGGACTGTCAGGTACGACTGGGTAGAGGTGGGAGCTGGCTTGCCTGCGATAGCGGTGGGTCTGTTTATCTATTCGGTTCTGATAGGCCGCAATCGCAGGCAAGCCAGCTCCCACAATGGAACTTGGCCAACCTTACCGGTAAAATGCCCCGCTTTTCGTCACACACCTCCAGCGGATCCAAGCGCCATGGGCACTCTTACGGTCAACCAGAACAAACTGCAAAACGCCTGCGCCGCCTGGCCGGTGAGGCGGTCGCCGACTTCAACATGATCGAGGACGGCGACAAGGTCATGGTCTGCCTCTCCGGCGGCAAAGACAGCTACACCATGCTCGACGTGCTGTTGCACCTGCAAAAGGTCGCACCGATCAAGTTCGAGATCGTTGCCGTCAACATGGACCAGAAACAACCCGGTTTTCCCGAGCACGTGCTGCCGGCCTACCTCAAAGAATTGGGCGTCGAGTATCACATCGTCGAGAAAGACACCTACTCGGTGGTCAAGGAGCTGATTCCGGAGGGCAAGACCACCTGCTCGCTGTGCTCGCGCCTGCGCCGTGGCACGCTCTACACCTTTGCGGATGAAATTGGCGCGACCAAGATGGCCCTGGGGCATCATCGCGACGACATCGTCGAGACCTTCTTCTTGAATATGTTCTTCAACGGCTCCCTCAAGGCCATGCCGCCCAAGCTGCGCGCCGATGACGGGCGCAACGTGGTGATCCGCCCGTTGGCGTATTGCAACGAGAAGGACATCCAGGCCTACTCCGACCTCAAGCAATTCCCGATCATCCCGTGCAACCTGTGCGGCTCCCAAGAGAACCTGCAGCGCCAGGTGGTCAAGGAAATGCTGGTGGATTGGGAGCGCAAGACGCCAGGCCGTACCGAAAGCATCTTCCGCAGCCTGCAGAACGTGATCCCGTCGCAATTGGCCGACCGCAACCTGTTTGACTTCACCAGCCTCAAGATCGATGAGAGCGCCGCGTCGCGCTTTGTCAATGTAGTGAACCTCTAAGGTTCTTCAACGCTCTGAAAGACGGCGCTCATGGGCGCCGTTTTCATTTGAATCCCCAGGAGAGGGCATGCGCGATTACAAGTGGCTGCACGAATATTGTCTGAACCGCTTCGGTTCGGCGGCCGAGTTGGAAGCCCACCTGCCTGTGCCGAACACCCCGGCGCAATTGCGCAAGATCAGTGATGATCGCTATTTGTCGACCCTGGCTCTGCGGGTGTTTCGCGCGGGGCTCAAACACAGCGTGGTCGACGCCAAGTGGCCGGCGTTCGAGCAGGTATTTTTCGGCTTCGACCCGGAGAAAGTCGTGCTGATGGGCGCCGAGCACCTGGAGCGATTGATGCAGGACACGCGCATCATCCGCCATTTGGGCAAACTCAAGAGCGTGCCGCGCAATGCGCAGATGATCCTGGACATCGCCCAGGAGAAGGGCAGCTTCGGTGCCTTCATTGCCGACTGGCCAGTGACCGACATCGTCGGGTTGTGGAAGTACCTGAGCAAACACGGCCACCAACTGGGAGGGCTGTCGGCGCCGCGCTTTTGCGCATGGTGGGCAAGGACACGTTTGTGCCGAGCTATGACGTGGTGGCGGCGTTGAACGCGCAGAAGATCGTCGACAAGGCGCCTACCAGCTTGCGGGATTTGGCGACGGTGCAGGGCGCATTCAACCAGTGGCACGCCGAGAGTGGACGGCCGATGTGCCAGTTGTCGATGATGCTGGCTTACACCGTGAATCATTGAGACCGGGGTGATCTATCGCAGGCAAGCCAGCTCCCACATTTTGAACTGTGTCGCCTATCAAATGTGGGAGCTGGCTTGCCTGCGATGGCGGTCGTTAGGCCGCCACAGGTTCCGCCAACCGCCGATTGAGCTGATGCCGCCACCGCACATACAGCAGCGCCGTACAAAACACCGCCAGGCTCGCCAGCATCTCCAGCACCCCGAACCACTGCCGGTTCGGGTCATACGCCGCCAGCGCGCCCTTGATGAAGTACAGGTTCACCACGAAGCACATCCACGAGTGCCCACGTGCACTGCCCAGCAGCATGCCGGGCGCCAGCACCAGCAGCGGCACCAGTTCGATCAGCAGGATCACCCACGGACGCGCGCCGTGCAGGTCGGCCACGAACAGGTAATACACGCACAACAAACCCACCAGGCCCAGAAACGCCAGCAGGCTTAACGCGCGCGCCACCTTGACCCGTGGCTCCAGCCACGCCTGGGGTGGCAGGACCTTAGGCTTCCTGGCCACGGCCACCCTCCAGCAGGGTAGCGGTGTTCGCCAGGCGCAAGCCGAGGGCGCGACACAGGGCGATTTCGTGTTGGTCGAGCATGCGCTTACCGTCAGGCCCGGAGTGGTGACTGGCGCCGTAAGGCGTGCCGCCGCCCTTGGTGTCGAGCAGGGCTTGTTCGCTGTAGGGCAGGCCGGTGATCAGCATGCCGTGGTGCAGCAGCGGCAGCAGCATCGACATCAGCGTGGTTTCCTGGCCACCGTGCAGGCTCGCGGTGGAAGTGAACACGCCCGCGGGTTTACCGACGAGG
The Pseudomonas poae DNA segment above includes these coding regions:
- a CDS encoding NAD(P)H:quinone oxidoreductase, producing MTTPYVLVLYYSRNGSVSEMARQIARGIEQGGMEARLRTVPAISTECEAVAPSIPDEGALYASLDDLKHCSGLALGSPTRFGNMAAPLKYFLDGTSNLWLTGALVGKPAGVFTSTASLHGGQETTLMSMLLPLLHHGMLITGLPYSEQALLDTKGGGTPYGASHHSGPDGKRMLDQHEIALCRALGLRLANTATLLEGGRGQEA
- a CDS encoding DUF2069 domain-containing protein encodes the protein MARKPKVLPPQAWLEPRVKVARALSLLAFLGLVGLLCVYYLFVADLHGARPWVILLIELVPLLVLAPGMLLGSARGHSWMCFVVNLYFIKGALAAYDPNRQWFGVLEMLASLAVFCTALLYVRWRHQLNRRLAEPVAA
- a CDS encoding YIP1 family protein, whose protein sequence is MIHHVVGLFTHPDQEWREIRGDKEESIGHMYLTHTLILAAIPAVSAFIGTTQVGWVIGSRAPVMLTQESALWMTIMSYAAMLGGVAVMGAFIHWMARTYDANPSMSRCVAFATYTATPLFIGGLAALYPHMWLGMVVGTAAICYTVYLLYVGLPTFMNIDPDEGFLFSSSVLAVGLVVLVAIMAFTVIVWGLGVGPIYTN
- a CDS encoding SprT family zinc-dependent metalloprotease, translated to MPEQLNTRVEDCFLQAESFFKRSFKRPQVSLKLRGQKAGVAHLHENLLRFNPQLYRENSQHFLKQTVAHEVAHLIAHQLFGERIQPHGEEWQLIMRGVYELPPDRCHTYEVKRRQVTRFIYRCPCADSDFPFSSQRHGLVAQGRRYLCRRCRQTLVFTGETRVE